Proteins from a single region of Salinibacter grassmerensis:
- a CDS encoding cold-shock protein, with product METGTVKWFSPAEGYGFVEPDNGEDDVFLHHSEVPDEDLEEGDRLEFEIEETEKGLNAVNIDALTEPEW from the coding sequence ATGGAGACAGGAACCGTTAAGTGGTTTAGCCCTGCCGAAGGATATGGATTCGTTGAGCCCGACAATGGAGAGGACGACGTTTTCCTCCACCACAGTGAGGTGCCCGACGAAGACCTGGAAGAAGGCGATCGTCTCGAGTTCGAAATCGAAGAGACGGAGAAGGGACTGAACGCCGTTAACATTGACGCCCTCACCGAGCCCGAGTGGTAA